The genomic stretch CGACGCACATGCACCTCGCCCGCTCGCTCGAGGAAGCGGCGCGGATCGGCGCGCGCCGCACCTTCTTCACTCACATCGCCCACGAGATGGCGCACGCCGAGATCGCGCCGACACTTCCCCCCGGAATCGAGCTCGCCTACGACGGCCTCAGCGTGGAGGTCGCATGACCTGGCTCCTTGCCGTCGCGCTGCTCCTCGCGCCGGCCGAGACGGCGCCGATGACGAACGAGGACGTCGTGCGGATGGTCGCGGCCGGGGCGGCCGAAGCGGCGATCCTGGACGAGGTGCGATCGCGGCCGGCGGCGTTCGACGTCTCCGACGACATGGTCGACGAGCTGAAAGTCGCGGGGGTGCCGCCCGCGGTGATCACCGCGATGAAGGCACGCGCGAGGGAGGCGGCGCCGCCGCCTCCGCCACCGCCGGTGCGGCCTCCGCGCGGCACGGTGCATCTCGTCGTCGCCGTCAACGGACGCTCGCCGAAGACGCTGAAGGCCCCGGCGTTCGCCGACGAGGAGCTCAAGCACCGGCTCCAGCTCGCCAAGGAGAACGAGGAGCGCGAGGTCAAGGATCTCGCGGTGTTCCTCGCCTGCACGACCGCCGAGCACGTCCCCGACCAGTGGCGGCAGAAGTCGCCTTTGGGACGCGACATGACGAACGCCTTCCGTCACGAGATGCTCGCCTTCGTCCCCGGCGACACGCCCGCGGGCAAGAAGCCGAAGCTCACGCTCCCGGAGACGCTCGAGGCCGACGTCGACGACGTCGAGCCTCACGCGCTCGTCGTCGGCGTCGCCGCGCGGATCGGCGACCGCTGGATGGTCCTCGCCCTCAGCACGCCGGTCAAGGTGACGCCGGAGAAGGACGCGGCACCGCTCGACGCGACGATCGGGGGCGCCGGCGCCGACTTCGCGTTCAAGGCCGCGCTCGCGGCGAAGAAGACGAAGGGCTAGAGGCGCAGCGAGACGAGCTTCGAGACGCCCGGCTCTTCCATCGTCACCCCGTAGAGAAGGTTCGCCGACTCCATCGAGCGCTTGTTGTGGGTGATGAGGATGAACTGCGTGTTGTGCGCGTACTCGCCGAGCATGCGCGTGAAGCGCCCCACGTTGAGGTCGTCGAGCGCGGCGTCGACCTCGTCCAGGAGGCAGAACGGCGACGGCTGGTACCGGAAGATCGCGAAGAGGAGGGCGAGCGCGGCCATCGACTTCTCGCCGCCCGACATGAGCGAGACGTGCCCCAGGCGCTTGCCCGGCGGCTGGACGATCATCTCGATGCCGCACTCGAGGACGTCTTCTCCTTCCTCGAGGACGAGATCGGCGCGCCCGCCGCCGAAGAGGACCTTGAAAATCTCGACGTAGTGCGCCCGGATCGTCTCGAACGCCTCGAGGAAGCGGTCGCGCGAGTTCCGATTGATCCGCTTGATCGACTCGCGGAGCGACGCCATCGACTCCTCGAGATCCTTCTGCTGCGTGCTCAGCGTCGCGTGGCGCTCCTCGAGCGCTTGGAACTCCTCGATCGCCATGAGATTGACCGGGCCGATCGCATCGACCTTCGCCTTGATCTCCGCGATCTCGGCGGCCAGCGTCTCTTCGTCGGCGGCGGCGAGCGCCTCCTCGCCCACGAGGGCGGCGGCTTCGCCGGCGGCGATCCCCAGCTCCTGTCGGCACAGATCGTCAAGATAGCCGCGGTCCGCCTCGAGGCGCGCGCGCCTCATCTCGGCTTCGCGTCCGCGCTCGCGGACGCCCTCGAGCTCCGCGCGGACGGTCCGGAGCGAGCCGTCGGCGGCCGAGAGGCGCTCGCGCTCCTCCGCGAGGCGATCCTCACGGGCGGCCGCCTCGCGCGTCTTCTGGCTACGCGCCTCGATCTGGACGGCCAGCTCGGTCTCCGTTGCGGCGCGCGTCGCCGACGCGTCCCGGGCACGTTCCGCGGTCTCGGCGCTCTCCCGCTCGGCGGCCGTGTCGCGTGCGGCGATCTCGGCGAGCACCTCGGCGAAGCGCAGCGCCTCGCGCCGCGCACCTTCGAGACGCTCGGCGCGTGAGGCGGCCTCGGCCCGCGCCGCCGCCTCGTCGTCCAGGGCTCGCCTGAGCGCCGCGTCGTCGCCGTCCAGTCCCGTGGCCTCGAGATCGACCTCGCGCTCGACGGCCGCATGGGAAGCCTCGGCCTCCGCGGCCGTGAGGTCGTGCGCCGCGCGGTCCCCGGCGAGCCGCTCGTCGTCGGCTCCCGCGACGTCGAGCTCGCGTGCGAGGACGTCGAGCTGGCGCGCAAGGCGCTCCCGCTCGTCGTCGGTGCGACGCGCCTGCAGCTCGAGCTCGGCGCCGCGCCGGCCCTCGTCCTCGAGAGCCCGCCGCGCTCCCGCGAGCCCGGTCTCGGCCTGGGCCGTGGCGACGTGCACCGCCTCGAGCGCCGCCTGCGCGGCGGCCGACTCCGCCGCCGCTTCGGCGAGAGCGGTGCGCGCCTCCCCCGTCTTGCGGTGATGCGCGAGGAGGCCGCGGTCGCCGCTCGCGCGCCCTCCGGCGGCGATGACGCCCGAGGCGTAGACGACGTCGCCGGTCGGCGCGATGTAGTCGACCCCGGGGTAGTCGCGGTGCAGGGCGAGCGCCGAGTCGAGCGAGTCGACAAGGACGGCGTCGCCGATCCGCGAGCTGACGAAACCGTCGCCCTGGCGGAGCCGCAGACGGTCCTTCAAACGTCCGATCACGCGCGGGTCGTCGCGCATCGATTCGGGAATCGGCACGTGGCCGTTCGACGGGACGCCGACGGCGAGCGCGCCCGAAGGCTGGGTCTTGCAGAGCACGATCGTGCGACCCGCGGACTGCGCGCGGATGAGGCCGGCGGCGCGGCTCGCGTCGCCGTCGTCCTCGACGACGACCGCGGGCAGGAGTCCCTGGAGGTACGCCTCGGCGGCGCTCTCGACGTCGCGGCTCGCCTCGACGAAGTCCGCGACCACGCCGCCGGTGCGGACGCCGGCGCTCGCCCCCGCGGTCAGGAGAAGGCGCACGCCGTCGGATTCGCCCGCGAACCTCGTGGCCACGTCTTCGAGGGTCCGGAGCGCGGCGGCCGCCGCGGTCTCCCGCTCACGCGCCGCCGCGAAGGCCGCCTGGGTCTCCGTCTGCCGCACGCGGAGGCTCTGCAGCTCGGCCTCGCCGAGGGCGACCGACGCGCGCAGCTCCTCGACGCTGCGCTTCGCGCTGGCGGATCGCTCGCCGTGGGTCGCGGCGTCGGCGACCCGGACCACGTGGTCGGCCGCCGCGGCATCGCGCTCTCGCGTCAGACGCCCGCGTTGAGCCGCGAGCCGTGCCGCTTCGTCGGCGAGCGCCTGGCGGCGATTCCGATGGGCCGCGAGAGCGTTCATCGACTCGAAGAGCGTGCGCCTCAGCGTCTCGACGCGCGCGCGGCGCGCGTCCCGCGCCGCCTGTGCGTTCGACACGGCCTCGCGGCACGCGGTGAGCCGCGCCTCGGCCGCGGCCAGCGCCGCCTCCTCGGCGGAGAGGGCGTCGGCGTGGGCCGCTGCGTCGGCGGAGGTGGCTTCGCGGCGTGCCGCGAGCGCCGCGCGCTCGTCGGCGAGCTGCCGCGCGGTCTCTTCCGCCTGGGCGATGCGCTCGCGGCACGAGGCGACGCGCGCCTCGTTGCGGTCGATCTCGATCTCGAGCCGGTGGAGCGCCTCGGCCTCGGTGCGCGCCGTGCGCTCGGATTCGTCGAGCGCCGCGCGGAACGCGACGACCTCGGCCTCGAGCGAGCCCAAGCGCGCCGCGGCGGCGGCTTCCTGATCCCGAACCGCGGACTCGGCCTCCCGCGCTTCGGCGAGCAGCGTCTCGACCCGGCGCGCCTTCGCCGCGAACCGGACCGACTCCTTCGCGCGGAGCTC from Candidatus Polarisedimenticolaceae bacterium encodes the following:
- the smc gene encoding chromosome segregation protein SMC, translating into MLKIEKMQISGFKSFSDTTEVVFPEGITAVVGPNGCGKSNIGDAINWVLGEQSAKMLRGSSMQDVIFNGSEGRKAQGMAEVSLHLAGKTNGEGEKPRIAITRRLFRSGESDYLLNGAKTRLRDIQDLLRDERVGAQTYATIEQGRIDQILNAKPKERRLIIEEAAGVAGFKHKRRLAELKLEATHANLLRVNDIVVEVARQINALKRQAAKARRYGRLREELRAKESVRFAAKARRVETLLAEAREAESAVRDQEAAAAARLGSLEAEVVAFRAALDESERTARTEAEALHRLEIEIDRNEARVASCRERIAQAEETARQLADERAALAARREATSADAAAHADALSAEEAALAAAEARLTACREAVSNAQAARDARRARVETLRRTLFESMNALAAHRNRRQALADEAARLAAQRGRLTRERDAAAADHVVRVADAATHGERSASAKRSVEELRASVALGEAELQSLRVRQTETQAAFAAARERETAAAAALRTLEDVATRFAGESDGVRLLLTAGASAGVRTGGVVADFVEASRDVESAAEAYLQGLLPAVVVEDDGDASRAAGLIRAQSAGRTIVLCKTQPSGALAVGVPSNGHVPIPESMRDDPRVIGRLKDRLRLRQGDGFVSSRIGDAVLVDSLDSALALHRDYPGVDYIAPTGDVVYASGVIAAGGRASGDRGLLAHHRKTGEARTALAEAAAESAAAQAALEAVHVATAQAETGLAGARRALEDEGRRGAELELQARRTDDERERLARQLDVLARELDVAGADDERLAGDRAAHDLTAAEAEASHAAVEREVDLEATGLDGDDAALRRALDDEAAARAEAASRAERLEGARREALRFAEVLAEIAARDTAAERESAETAERARDASATRAATETELAVQIEARSQKTREAAAREDRLAEERERLSAADGSLRTVRAELEGVRERGREAEMRRARLEADRGYLDDLCRQELGIAAGEAAALVGEEALAAADEETLAAEIAEIKAKVDAIGPVNLMAIEEFQALEERHATLSTQQKDLEESMASLRESIKRINRNSRDRFLEAFETIRAHYVEIFKVLFGGGRADLVLEEGEDVLECGIEMIVQPPGKRLGHVSLMSGGEKSMAALALLFAIFRYQPSPFCLLDEVDAALDDLNVGRFTRMLGEYAHNTQFILITHNKRSMESANLLYGVTMEEPGVSKLVSLRL